One genomic segment of Oreochromis aureus strain Israel breed Guangdong linkage group 9, ZZ_aureus, whole genome shotgun sequence includes these proteins:
- the LOC120441939 gene encoding eotaxin-like produces the protein MSVKILFITLLLLFVCVSSAARHPSRSRMCCIKVTTLNMSPEVVGETYREQAAGSPCVKAIIFNTEYGQLCADPNAQWVKDLTANMMKV, from the exons atgtctgtgaagATCCTCTTCATCACTCTCCTCctgctctttgtgtgtgtgagctctgCAG CTCGTCATCCTTCAAGAAGCCGAATGTGCTGCATTAAGGTTACCACTTTAAATATGAGCCCTGAGGTGGTGGGGGAAACGTATCGTGAACAGGCTGCAGGATCACCCTGTGTCAAGGCTATAAT TTTCAACACAGAATATGGACAGCTTTGTGCTGATCCAAATGCTCAGTGGGTCAAGGATC TCACTGCCAACATGATGAAGGTGTGA